Within the Deltaproteobacteria bacterium genome, the region GATGGATGCATCAATGATATTGGGATCTCGAAGAATGCGGTGGTGACCGAGCCCCCGGGTTTTTACGAGTTTTGCGTCAGGCCATTTTAAGGTGATTTCCTCTGCATCCGTGACGGGAACAAAAAGGTCCTCTTCATCATGATAAATCAAGAGATCTGGACGAATCTCATTTTGAAGCGCGGTGCCTTTCAGGATTTCAAAGGTGTGGCCCATTCTCTTTTCAACTTGGCCCTTAAAAATGTCTGCACACTCAGGGCTGATTTTTAGAAATCGTGCGAACCTGTCTGCACCATGTCTGGCGTTGACGGGACCGAGAAATACAACCCGTGGAACATGAAGACCACTGCGTAAAGCATACATCGTGCCTGCGGCACCGAATGAATGTGCGATGATTCCGTGCAAGGGACCAAAGTGTCGCGCCATTGCGGTGACTGCATCGGCAAAGCTGACGAGTGATGCTCGTTTACCGAATGAGTCGCCGTGACCACGTGAGTCGAATGTGACGACTCGGTGGCCAGAGTCGACCAACGGCTTTATGAATGCGCCGAGTTGGCTACCGCGCCCGTCCCAGCCGTGAACCAAAAGAACCGTCGGACCTGTTCCCCAAACCCATGCCTTCAGGTTTCCCATCCCTGACGGGACGGATTGAGAAATACCCGAATCTAGCCACTTTACTTCACGACCAGGCCGTTCGCTCCGTCTCGGTAGGGACCATAAAAGCTCTGCGAGTTGGGCGGTTTCCACAGGCCGTTTGTCACTGAGCCAACTTACAATCCTAGCTGCCTGGTTTGCGCGTTTACGGCGCGCCCGGATGATCCGTTCACGGTTTCTCTTCTCCGTTCGAACGGTCGTGCTTTTTTCTCTTTGGCGTGCTGATTGGGTCATGATGATTTCACTTTCATTTACGTAAGTGTGCGGGAGGACTGGAGGAGGTTTTCGAAGGCTAGAGTTGCTTGTGCTCGCGCCTTGGTATCGCGAAAGAGGCGAGCGCGAACATTGTACTCGAGCATGTAAGCGTGCATGGCGTAGGCGAATTGGTCGGGATCAACATCTTGCCGGAAATGACCTTGGTCCACAGATATTGCCGCGGCTTTTCGCAAAGTTACAATCCAGTCAGCAATGAGGCTGGCCAGTACCTCGCGAACAGGTCCTGGGCGGTCATCAAATTCAGAAGTGCTTGAAACAAACACACAACCACCTTCACGCTCTTTACTTTCCGACCAATCAAGCCAGTTTTGAAAGAGTCCTCTTAGTCTTGGAATACCGCGGGGCATCCGGATGGCTGGCCGAACAATCTCACTGATAAAGCAACTTGAGCCCTGGTTGAGGATAGCGATCTGAAGACCTTCTTTGGAGCCAAAGTGCCCGAAGAGTCCACTCTTCGACATGCCAACATCTTTGGCGAGACCTCCAATACTTAGGCCGCTCAATCCGGTACGCCCCGCTTGGCGCAGCGCTTCTTCTAAAATACTTTGTTTGGTTTGGTTGCCTTTACTCATGGTCTCTTTCCGTGCGAACGGTCGTGCTTTTATTGTGACAGCTGGGTGCCGATTGGTCAAGCCGATTTGAATGGTATCCCTTGATGAACGGCGTGAGTATGATAAAGCTTAATCTTATTAGAGGCTTAGCTTGTATGGGATGTACGGGGAGAACCATCCATAGTTGTCGAGGCAGTCAAAGCCAGCGTAGAAAACAAGCCGATGGAGACATGCTGTGGCACTCGAAACACAAGATTTGCCCTCTGAAACCTCATGGTCCGTTCATGAGGTATCTATTCCCGTTCGGAAATCGACCTACAAAGGTGGCAAGCATTTGGGCTTTCATCGCTGGTTCCGTCTTACGCCCAGTTTCGGCCCTCACTTGGTTCAGCATCTTCTTGGTAAGTTAGGTGCTACAGGTAAATCCATTGTTCTTGACCCTTTTTGTGGCGCAGGAACCACACCGATTGAATGCAAGCGACAGGGCCTTGAAGCGTACGGGATAGAGATAAATCCCATTTTGCAATTCGTCGGGCAGCAGAGCCTCATGTGGCAACATAATCCTGAAAGTCTTCGCATCGCATTGGGCCGTTTAAAGCGCCGGTTCCAAAAAAGTCGCCGTCGTTTAAAAGGGTTGAGCTTCGAGGAAGCCAAATTAGAGATGCCACCGATTCACCGAGTGGAGCGGTGGTGGCGCAAGGATGTTCTTAAAGACCTTCTGATCCTTAAGCAATCGATAAGCTCAGGTCGCCTCGCCCAAGAGGGAGAACGTGATTTCTTTAAGCTTGCGCTTGCCGCGGTTCTTGTTCCTGATTTAACGAATGTCACTTTGGGACGGCTGCAACTGCATTTTGTAGACCGTGACCATGACGAGATTAACGTATGGAAAACCTTTGAGGAACGCGTGCAGTTGATGATTGCTGACCTCGACGAGCTTGAACCAGAGAAGAGAGTTACGAAACAAAAAGTTTACCGTGCCGATAGCACAAAGCTTGATCCTCAGGATTATGATTGGCGGGCGGATTTAGTTATCACCTCGCCTCCGTACCCCAACCGTTATAGCTATGTATGGAACACGCGACCTCATCTGTACATGTTGGATTACATCACTGCGAAGAATGAAGCGGGGATACTCGATAACCAGACTGTTGGTGGAACTTGGGGCGCGGCTACAACACGCCTTAAAAAAGGGGTAATCGAGCCAGCTTATCCCATTATCGACCTGCTGATATCTCCGCTCGCCGAACGTATCCGCGAGACCGACAATCTGATGGCTAACTACTTGATGAAATATTTTAACTTACTTGCTAGGCAGCTAATCGCCATGGACCCACTTTTGCGTAACAAGGCCAAGATAGCTTACGTCGTTGGTAACTCGTGGCTCAAAGGTGTGTACATCGAAACCGATACCCTCTTGGCACGACTTTTTGAAGGTCTGGGCTACGGTGTAGACGGCGTTGAAAGATTTCGGCGCCGGAACAGTGGTAAGGATTTATTCGAATCCATCGTTTATGCCCACAAGGTTTAGTTCGATTCTGAGTTAAGCTCGGGCCGGGCGTATGGCTACAGTTGCTTGGGCATTCATGACCACCCGTTCTTCTTTATCGTAATTGGTGACTTTGACGGGGATATCCATCGAGTTTCCGTTTTTTGCAGCTTCAATGATTTCAGACACGGCCCCTGGTTCGATTTCTGCTTTGGCGATGACGGCACCCCAGGCGGGCCTCACGTAATCGAGTGTGGCGCCCTTAACTGTAATGTGTGTGCTCTTCAGGTAGGGAAGAATGTGCCCTAAGACGATACTAACCGCTGCGGCTTCTCCAACACCCCATTGAATGGGAGCATTTACTGAACCGGTATGATTTAAATGTTCAGGTTTGGGATCCAGCTTAAGGGATAAGGTGTTGGGGCTATGCCCTGCGATGGTTGCTCCGAGGAACTTTGCCCAAGGTATTTGCAGAGAATCCGGGAAGGATGAAGCATCGAAATCGGCCATAATTACCTCTTGGTTATCTTGTGGAAGAACAATACGACAATATGCAAAGCGTGTAGAGCCTGAACTTGTAACAATAGTTGAACGGGTACTTCGAAGTGCCTACAAAATCCTAGGTGTTGCCGAGAAGACTGGAAGTGTTCGCCATAAATGGGTAATCCTTCCGTATGCAGTCAAAGATACCAAAAGAAGTTAAAGCCGTGGTTACAGGTGGCGCCAGTGGGCTGGGCCGGGCATTTTGCGTGAAACTCGCAAGCCCTGGAGCACGTCTCGTTGTAGCAGACATTGATGAAGAAGGTGCTCGCGAAACCATGAGGTTGGCTCAAGACTTAGGAGCCGAGTGTCTATTTGTTGCCACAGACGTCTCAAAATGGGAAGAGGTGGAACGCTTGGCTCTGAAGGCCCATGAATGGCTGGGCTCGGTTGATCTAGTGGTCAACAACGCCGGGGTTGGAGTAAGAGGTTCTCTTGAGAAAGTCTCCCTTGAAGACTGGGAATGGGTGATGGGAATTAACCTCTGGGGAGTCGTCTACGGTTGCCGAGCATTCATTCCGGATATGAAGGCCAACGGCAAAGGA harbors:
- a CDS encoding alpha/beta fold hydrolase, whose protein sequence is MTQSARQREKSTTVRTEKRNRERIIRARRKRANQAARIVSWLSDKRPVETAQLAELLWSLPRRSERPGREVKWLDSGISQSVPSGMGNLKAWVWGTGPTVLLVHGWDGRGSQLGAFIKPLVDSGHRVVTFDSRGHGDSFGKRASLVSFADAVTAMARHFGPLHGIIAHSFGAAGTMYALRSGLHVPRVVFLGPVNARHGADRFARFLKISPECADIFKGQVEKRMGHTFEILKGTALQNEIRPDLLIYHDEEDLFVPVTDAEEITLKWPDAKLVKTRGLGHHRILRDPNIIDASI
- a CDS encoding TetR/AcrR family transcriptional regulator, translated to MSKGNQTKQSILEEALRQAGRTGLSGLSIGGLAKDVGMSKSGLFGHFGSKEGLQIAILNQGSSCFISEIVRPAIRMPRGIPRLRGLFQNWLDWSESKEREGGCVFVSSTSEFDDRPGPVREVLASLIADWIVTLRKAAAISVDQGHFRQDVDPDQFAYAMHAYMLEYNVRARLFRDTKARAQATLAFENLLQSSRTLT
- a CDS encoding DUF4442 domain-containing protein, yielding MADFDASSFPDSLQIPWAKFLGATIAGHSPNTLSLKLDPKPEHLNHTGSVNAPIQWGVGEAAAVSIVLGHILPYLKSTHITVKGATLDYVRPAWGAVIAKAEIEPGAVSEIIEAAKNGNSMDIPVKVTNYDKEERVVMNAQATVAIRPARA
- a CDS encoding SDR family NAD(P)-dependent oxidoreductase translates to MQSKIPKEVKAVVTGGASGLGRAFCVKLASPGARLVVADIDEEGARETMRLAQDLGAECLFVATDVSKWEEVERLALKAHEWLGSVDLVVNNAGVGVRGSLEKVSLEDWEWVMGINLWGVVYGCRAFIPDMKANGKGAIINIASLAGLASAPKMGPYNISKAAVVSLSETLYAELAHSGIGVSVVCPSFFRTNIMKSGRGDQPPKVRALVDKLMDRSKVQAPEVAAAALSSVFSGKLYVVPMMEARLLWRFKRLFPGFFQRRFALPKRK